A window of Balearica regulorum gibbericeps isolate bBalReg1 chromosome Z, bBalReg1.pri, whole genome shotgun sequence contains these coding sequences:
- the CHD1 gene encoding chromodomain-helicase-DNA-binding protein 1 isoform X3 has product MNGHSDEESVRNSSGESSQSDDDSGSASGSGSDSSSGSSSDGSSSQSGSSDSESGSESGTQSESESDTSREKKQIQAKPPKVDESEFWKSSPSILAVQRSAVLKKQQQQQQAASSDSGSEEDSSSSEDSADDSSSETKKKKHKDEDWQMSESGSVSGTDSDSESEEDREKSSCEESESDYEPKNKVKSRKPPSRIKPKSGKKSAGLKKRQLDSSEEEDYDKRGSRRQATVNISYKEAEETKTDSDDLLEVCGEDVPQTEEDEFETIEKFMDSRIGRKGATGAATTIYAVEADGDPNAGFEKSKEPGEIQYLIKWKGWSHIHNTWETEETLKQQNVKGMKKLDNYKKKDQETKRWLKNASPEDVEYYNCQQELTDDLHKQYQIVERVIAHSNQKSAAGYPDYYCKWQGLPYSECSWEDGALIAKKFQARIDEYFSRNQSKTTPFKDCKVLKQRPRFVTLKKQPSYIGGHESLELRDYQLNGLNWLAHSWCKGNSCILADEMGLGKTIQTISFLNYLFHEHQLYGPFLLVVPLSTLTSWQREIQTWAPQMNAVVYLGDITSRNMIRTHEWMHPQTKRLKFNILLTTYEILLKDKSFLGGLNWAFIGVDEAHRLKNDDSLLYKTLIDFKSNHRLLITGTPLQNSLKELWSLLHFIMPEKFSSWEDFEEEHGKGREYGYASLHKELEPFLLRRVKKDVEKSLPAKVEQILRMEMSALQKQYYKWILTRNYKALSKGSKGSTSGFLNIMMELKKCCNHCYLIKPPDDNEFYNKQEALQHLIRSSGKLILLDKLLIRLRERGNRVLIFSQMVRMLDILAEYLKYRQFPFQRLDGSIKGELRKQALDHFNAEGSEDFCFLLSTRAGGLGINLASADTVVIFDSDWNPQNDLQAQARAHRIGQKKQVNIYRLVTKGSVEEDILERAKKKMVLDHLVIQRMDTTGKTVLHTGSTPSSSTPFNKEELSAILKFGAEELFKEPEGEEQEPQEMDIDEILKRAETRENEPGPLTVGDELLSQFKVANFSNMDEDDIELEPERNSRNWEEIIPEVQRRRIEEEERQKELEEIYMLPRMRNCAKQISFNGSEGRRSRSRRYSGSDSDSISERKRPKKRGRPRTIPRENIKGFSDAEIRRFIKSYKKFGGPLERLDAVARDAELVDKSETDLRRLGELVHNGCIKALKDNSSGQERAGGRLGKVKGPTFRISGVQVNAKLVISHEEELAPLHKSIPADPEERKRYVIPCHTKAAHFDIDWGKEDDSNLLIGIYEYGYGSWEMIKMDPDLSLTQKILPDDPDKKPQAKQLQTRADYLIKLLNKDLARKEAQRLAGAGNSKRRKTRTKKNKVIKAAKIKEEIKSDSSLQPSEKSDEDDNEDNKVNEIKSENKEKTKKIPLLDTPVHITATSEPVPISEESEELDQKTFSVCKERMRPVKAALKQLDRPEKGLSEREQLEHTRQCLIKIGDHITECLKEYTNPEQIKQWRKNLWIFVSKFTEFDARKLHKLYKHAIKKRQESQQHNDQNISSNVNTHVIRNPDVERLKENTNHDDSSRDSYSSDRHFSQYHDHHKDRHQGEAYKKNDSRKRPYSAFSNGKDHRDWDHYKQDSRYYSDSKHRKLDDYRSRDHRSNLEGSLKDSRAHSDHRSHSDHRIHSDHRSTSEYSHHKSRDYRYHSDWQMDHRASGSGPRSPLDQRSPYGSRSPLGHRSPFEHSSDHKNTPEHTWSSRKT; this is encoded by the exons CCAATCAGATGACGATTCCGGGTCAGCATCAGGTTCTGGATCTGATTCAAGCTCTGGAAGCAGTAGTGATGGAAGCAGCAGCCAGTCAGGCAGCAGTGACTCTGAGTCTGGTTCAGAGTCAGGCACTCAGTCAGAATCAGAGTCTGACACATctagagagaagaaacagattCAAGCTAAACCACCAAAAGTTGACGAATCTGag TTTTGGAAGTCTAGTCCAAGTATACTTGCTGTGCAAAGATCAGCAGTGCTCaagaaacaacagcaacaacaacaggCAGCCTCATCAGACAGTGGTTCAGAAGAG GACTCATCAAGTAGTGAAGATTCTGCAGATGATTCATCCAgtgaaacaaagaagaaaaaacataagGA TGAAGACTGGCAAATGTCGGAATCAGGGTCAGTATCAGGAACTGATTCTGATTCTGAATCAGAGGAAGATAGGGAGAAAAGCAGTTGTGAAGAGAGTGAATCTGACTATGAGCCAAAAAACAAGGTCAAGAGTCGGAAACCTCCAAGCAG AATTAAGCCaaaaagtgggaaaaagagTGCAGGACTGAAAAAGAGGCAACTTGATTCATCGGAGGAGGAGGATTATGATAAGAGAGGATCTCGTCGCCAGGCAACAGTCAACATTAGTTacaaagaagctgaagaaaccAAGACAGATTCTGATGATTTGCTGGAAGTTTGTGGAGAAGATGTCCCACAAACTGAAGAAGATGAATTTGAAACTATAGAGAAGTTCATGGATAGTCGAATTGGCCGAAAaggag CCACGGGTGCTGCAACCACCATCTATGCAGTTGAGGCAGATGGTGACCCAAATGCTGGGTTTGAAAAGTCAAAGGAGCCAGGAGAAATACAGTATCTTATTAAATGGAAAGGTTGGTCACACATCCATAACACTTGGGAAACTGAGGAAACACTGAAGCAACAAAATGTTAAAGGAATGAAGAAACTGGACAACTATAAGAAAAAGGATCAGGAAACAAAACGATG GCTGAAAAATGCTTCTCCAGAAGATGTGGAATATTACAACTGCCAGCAGGAGCTTACAGATGATCTACACAAACAATATCAGATTGTGGAAAGAGTAATTG CTCATTCAAATCAGAAATCAGCGGCTGGTTATCCAGACTACTATTGCAAATGGCAGGGTCTGCCTTACTCAGAATGTAGCTGGGAAGATGGTGCTCTCATTGCCAAAAAGTTTCAGGCACGCATTGATGAGTATTTTAGCAGAAATCAGTCCAAGACCACTCCCTTTAAGGATTGCAAG GTTCTAAAACAGAGGCCAAGGTTTGTTACACTAAAGAAGCAACCTTCTTACATTGGAGGACATGAAAGTTTAGAGTTAAGAGATTATCAGTTAAATGGATTGAATTGGCTTGCTCACTCATGGTGCAA agggaATAGCTGTATTCTTGCAGATGAAATGGGTCTGGGCAAAACAATacaaacaatttcttttctgaactaCTTGTTTCACGAACATCAACTGTATGGGCCTTTCTTGCTGGTTGTGCCACTTTCTACCTTGACATCTTGGCAAAGAGAGATTCAAACTTGGGCTCCTCAGATGAATGCTGTGGTTTACTTAGGAGATATAACTAGCAGAAATATG ATTAGAACTCATGAATGGATGCATCCACAGACCAAACGATTAAAATTTAACATACTTCTAACAACATATGAAATTTTGCTGAAGGATAAG TCATTCCTTGGTGGTCTGAATTGGGCGTTCATAGGAGTTGATGAAGCTCATCGTTTAAAAAATGACGACTCTCTTCTGTACAAGACGTTAATAGACTTTAAGTCTAACCATCGTCTTCTTATTACTGGAACCCCTCTGCAAAACTCCCTCAAAGAACTTTGGTCTTTGTTGCACTTCATCATGCCAGAAAA GTTTTCCTCCTGGGAAGATTTTGAAGAGGAGCATGGCAAAGGGAGAGAGTATGGTTATGCCAGTCTTCACAAAGAACTTGAACCATTCCTGCTGAGAAGAGTTAAAAAAGATGTAGAAAAGTCTTTACCTGCTAAAGTTGAGCAAATTTTGAGGATGGAAATGAGTGCATTGCAGAAGCAATATTACAA GTGGATTTTAACCAGGAATTATAAAGCCCTCAGTAAAGGTTCAAAAGGCAGTACCTCAGGCTTTTTGAATATCATGATGGAACTCAAGAAGTGTTGTAACCATTGCTACCTCATTAAACCACCAGATGATAATGAATTCTATAATAAACAGGAGGCCTTACAG CATTTAATACGTAGCAGTGGGAAACTAATCCTTCTTGACAAGCTACTGATTCGTCTGCGAGAACGTGGCAACAGAGTTCTGATTTTCTCACAGATGGTGAGGATGCTGGACATCCTAGCAGAATATCTGAAGTATCGTCAGTTTCCATTTCAG AGACTTGATGGATCAATAAAAGGAGAATTGAGGAAACAAGCACTGGATCATTTTAATGCAGAAGGATCAGAG GACTTCTGCTTTTTACTGTCTACTAGAGCTGGAGGATTAGGTATCAACTTGGCATCTGCTGACACTGTAGTTATATTTGATTCTGACTGGAATCCACAGAACGACCTGCAAGCACAGGCTAGAGCGCATAGGATTGGACAGAAGAAACAG GTTAATATTTATCGGCTAGTCACAAAAGGATCAGTAGAAGAAGATATCCTTGAAAGAGCCAAGAAAAAGATGGTGTTAGATCATTTAGTAATTCAGAGAATGGACACTACAGGGAAGACTGTACTGCATACAGGCTCTACTCCTTCAAg CTCAACACCTTTTAATAAGGAGGAGTTATCAGCTATTTTGAAGTTTGGTGCTGAGGAACTTTTTAAAGAACCTGAAGGGGAAGAACAGGAGCCCCAG gaAATGGATATAGATGAAATCTTGAAGAGGGCTGAAACTCGGGAAAATGAGCCTGGTCCATTAACTGTGGGAGATGAGTTGCTTTCACAGTTCAAG GTGGCCAACTTTTCCAATATGGATGAAGATGATATTGAGTTGGaaccagaaagaaattcaagaaaTTGGGAAGAAATAATTCCAGAAGTCCAGCGGCGAAGAatagaagaggaggaaagacaaaaagaactTGAAGAAATATACATGCTCCCAAGGATGAGAAACTGTGCAAAACAG ATCAGCTTTAATGGCAGTGAAGGGAGGCGCAGTAGAAGCAGAAGATACTCTGGGTCTGATAGTGACTCCATCTCAGAAAGAAAACGGCCAAAAAAACGTGGAAGACCACGAACTATTCCTcgagaaaatattaaaggatTTAGTGATGCAGAGATCAGGCG GTTTATCAAGAGTTACAAGAAATTTGGTGGCCCTCTTGAAAG GTTAGATGCTGTAGCTAGAGATGCCGAGCTAGTTGATAAATCAGAGACAGATCTTAGACGTTTGGGAGAGCTTGTACATAATGGATGCATTAAAGCTTTAAAGGACAATTCATCTGGACAAGAAAGAGCAG GAGGTAGACTTGGGAAAGTTAAAGGCCCAACATTCCGAATCTCAGGAGTGCAAGTGAATGCAAAGCTAGTCATCTCTCATGAAGAAGAGTTGGCACCATTGCACAAATCCATTCCTGCAGatccagaagaaagaaaaag ATATGTCATCCCATGCCACACCAAGGCTGCTCATTTTGATATAGACTGGGGTAAGGAAGATGATTCCAATCTGTTAATAGGCATCTATGAATATGGTTATGGCAGCTGGGAAATGATAAAAATGGATCCTGATCTTAGTTTGACACAGAAG ATTCTGCCTGACGATCCAGATAAGAAACCCCAGGCAAAGCAGTTACAGACCCGTGCAGACTACCTCATTAAATTACTGAATAAAGACCTTGCAAGGAAGGAAGCACAAAGGCTTGCTGGTGCA GGCAattcaaagaggaggaaaacaagaacaaagaaGAATAAGGTGATAAaggctgcaaaaataaaagaagaaataaaaagtgactCTTCACTACAACCCTCGGAAAAATCTGATGAAGATGATAATGAGGATAACAAG gtaaatgaaataaaatctgaaaataaagaaaaaactaaaaaaattccATTGCTGGATACTCCAGTTCATATTACTGCAACTAGTGAACCAGTTCCTATATCAGAAGAATCTGAAGAACTAGATCAGAAAACTTTTAGTGTG tgCAAAGAAAGAATGAGGCCTGTCAAAGCAGCATTGAAACAGCTGGATCGACCAGAGAAGGGCCTTTCTGAAAGAGAGCAGCTGGAACATACAAGGCAGTGTCTAATAAAAATTGGGGATCACATTACTGAATGTCTAAAGGAGTACACAAATcctgaacaaattaaacagtgGAGAAA aaatttgtggatttttgtttctaagtTTACAGAATTTGATGCCAGAAAGCTGCACAAACTTTATAAACATGCAATCAAAAAACGCCAAGAGTCGCAG CAACACAATGACCAGAATATTAGCAGCAATGTGAATACACATGTAATTAGAAATCCAG AtgtggaaagactgaaggagaaCACAAACCATGATGACAGTAGCAGGGACAGTTATTCTTCTGATAGACATTTTTCACAGTATCACGATCATCATAAAGACAGGCATCAGGGAGAAGCTTACAAGAAAAATGACTCTAGGAAAAGGCCCTATTCAGCCTTCAGCAATGGAAAAGATCACAGGGACTGGGATCACTACAAACAAGACAGTAG aTATTACAGTGATAGTAAACATAGAAAGTTAGATGACTACAGGAGCAGAGACCACAGGTCAAACCTGGAAGGAAGTTTAAAAGACAGCCGGGCTCATTCAGATCACCGTTCGCATTCAGACCACAGGATACATTCAGATCACCGGTCCACTTCAGAGTACAGCCATCATAAATCTAGAGATTATAGATACCACTCAGACTGGCAAATGGACCACAGAGCTTCAGGTAGCGGCCCAAGGTCACCATTAGATCAGAGGTCTCCTTATGGTTCAAGATCTCCCCTAGGACACAGATCTCCATTTGAACACTCATCAGATCACAAAAATACACCTGAACATACATGGAGTAGCCGGAAAACATAA